One stretch of Streptomyces sp. 135 DNA includes these proteins:
- a CDS encoding ROK family glucokinase — MSTYRDLAHRGSARATVLRTVGTRERRSLLTAPRVNTVGIDIGGTKVMAGVVDPDGNILETLRTETPDKSKSPRVVEDTIVELVLDLSDRHDVHAVGIGAAGWVDADRNRVLFAPHLSWRNEPLRDRISGRLAVPVMVDNDANTAAWAEWRFGAGRGEDHLVMITLGTGIGGAILEDGQVKRGKFGVAGEFGHMQVVPGGHRCPCGNRGCWEQYSSGNALVREARELAAADSPVAYGIIDRVKGNVPDITGPLITELAREGDAMCVELLQDIGQWLGVGIANLAAALDPSCFVIGGGVSAADDLLIGPARDAFRRHLTGRGYRPEARIARAQLGPEAGMVGAADLARLVARRFRRANRRRVERHERYERFAEARRTDDRTSQGTP, encoded by the coding sequence ATGAGCACCTACCGCGACCTCGCGCACCGCGGCTCCGCACGAGCCACCGTCCTGCGGACCGTAGGCACGCGCGAACGCCGATCCCTCCTGACGGCCCCCCGCGTCAACACCGTCGGCATCGACATCGGCGGCACCAAGGTGATGGCGGGCGTCGTCGACCCCGACGGCAACATCCTGGAGACGCTCCGCACGGAGACCCCGGACAAGTCCAAGAGCCCCCGCGTCGTCGAGGACACCATCGTCGAGCTGGTCCTGGACCTCTCCGACCGGCACGACGTGCACGCGGTCGGCATCGGCGCGGCCGGCTGGGTCGACGCGGACCGCAACCGCGTCCTGTTCGCCCCGCACCTGTCCTGGCGCAACGAACCGCTCCGCGACCGCATCTCCGGCCGCCTCGCGGTCCCCGTCATGGTGGACAACGACGCCAACACCGCCGCCTGGGCCGAGTGGCGCTTCGGCGCGGGCCGCGGCGAGGACCACCTCGTCATGATCACGCTCGGCACCGGCATCGGCGGCGCCATCCTGGAGGACGGCCAGGTCAAGCGCGGCAAGTTCGGCGTCGCCGGCGAGTTCGGGCACATGCAGGTCGTCCCCGGCGGCCACCGCTGCCCCTGCGGCAACCGCGGCTGCTGGGAGCAGTACAGCTCCGGCAACGCGCTGGTCCGCGAGGCCCGCGAGCTGGCCGCCGCCGACTCCCCGGTGGCGTACGGCATCATCGACCGCGTCAAGGGCAACGTCCCCGACATCACGGGCCCCCTCATCACCGAGCTGGCCCGCGAGGGCGACGCGATGTGCGTCGAGCTGCTCCAGGACATCGGCCAGTGGCTGGGCGTCGGCATCGCGAACCTCGCGGCGGCCCTCGACCCGTCCTGCTTCGTCATCGGCGGCGGCGTCAGCGCGGCCGACGACCTCCTGATCGGCCCGGCCCGCGACGCCTTCCGCCGCCACCTCACCGGCCGCGGCTACCGCCCCGAGGCCCGCATCGCCCGCGCCCAGCTCGGCCCCGAGGCGGGCATGGTGGGCGCCGCCGACCTGGCCCGCCTGGTGGCCCGCCGCTTCCGCCGCGCCAACCGCCGCCGCGTCGAGCGCCACGAACGCTACGAGCGCTTCGCCGAGGCCCGCCGCACCGACGACCGCACTTCCCAGGGAACCCCGTAG
- a CDS encoding sugar kinase, whose translation MTVPRQPTPPDLPGAPEPGRDGGRTEDRRHMIRRRWLTATIIVLLIGIPAGYLVISANQSRNSGRDKEDKYSATGLTEGWPSRVQRRLYDVPIPPYSAEVAYYETNNWRTSRLYVQFLTSNKGLDKFLTQIGTSSDKLEPKNITISKRDQKVVGWEFTGPGPWSGLTHEQKDPVPTLDVVVDRANAQHPMVYVVSTTTP comes from the coding sequence ATGACCGTCCCCCGCCAGCCCACGCCCCCGGACCTCCCCGGCGCGCCCGAGCCGGGCCGCGACGGCGGCAGGACCGAGGACCGTCGACACATGATCCGCCGCCGCTGGCTGACGGCGACGATCATCGTGCTCCTCATCGGCATCCCCGCCGGATACCTGGTGATCTCCGCGAACCAGAGCCGCAACAGCGGCCGGGACAAGGAGGACAAGTACTCCGCGACCGGCCTCACCGAAGGCTGGCCCTCCAGGGTGCAGCGCCGCCTGTACGACGTGCCGATCCCGCCGTACTCGGCGGAAGTCGCCTACTACGAGACGAACAACTGGCGCACCAGCCGCCTCTACGTCCAGTTCCTGACGAGCAACAAGGGCCTGGACAAGTTCCTCACGCAGATCGGCACGAGCAGCGACAAGCTGGAGCCGAAGAACATCACCATCAGCAAGCGCGACCAGAAGGTGGTCGGCTGGGAGTTCACGGGCCCCGGCCCCTGGTCGGGCCTGACCCACGAACAGAAGGACCCGGTACCGACGCTGGACGTGGTCGTGGACCGCGCGAACGCCCAGCACCCGATGGTGTACGTGGTGTCGACGACGACGCCCTGA
- a CDS encoding ornithine cyclodeaminase family protein: MSDRTPASAPPRLDAAAMSRLVPMSAAIDALEAVLLSGLDPEAEPARCVVDVPGGQLLLMPSATASYTGVKITTVTPGNAERGLPRVQGLYVLLDGMTHTPLALLDGIALTSLRTPAVSGVAIRHLAVPEARRLLVFGTGPQAWGHVEAVRAVRPGLRHVDVVARNAQRVAAFVDRCRAEGLSAAAAAPDDVARADVVCCCTTARTPLFDGTLLPDHATVAAVGSHEPDAREVDAALVGRATVVAESREVAARECGDLLLAAAEGTFTMPRLHTLTALVRGETKPAEDRPRLFKSAGMAWEDLGVAAAVYEGWAAAG, translated from the coding sequence ATGAGTGACCGGACGCCAGCCTCCGCCCCGCCCCGCCTCGATGCCGCGGCCATGTCCCGGCTCGTCCCGATGTCCGCCGCGATCGACGCGCTGGAGGCGGTCCTCCTGTCGGGCCTCGACCCCGAGGCGGAACCGGCGCGCTGTGTCGTGGACGTACCCGGGGGCCAGCTGCTCCTGATGCCGTCGGCGACGGCGTCGTACACGGGCGTGAAGATCACCACCGTGACGCCGGGCAACGCGGAGCGCGGCCTCCCCCGCGTTCAGGGGCTGTACGTCCTCCTGGACGGCATGACGCACACTCCCCTGGCGCTCCTCGACGGCATCGCGCTGACCTCGCTGCGCACCCCCGCGGTGTCCGGCGTGGCGATCCGGCATCTGGCGGTCCCGGAGGCGCGGCGCCTGCTGGTCTTCGGCACGGGGCCGCAGGCGTGGGGACATGTGGAGGCGGTGCGCGCGGTGCGGCCGGGACTGCGCCACGTCGACGTCGTCGCCCGGAACGCCCAGCGGGTGGCCGCCTTCGTCGACCGCTGCCGCGCCGAGGGCCTCTCGGCGGCCGCGGCGGCCCCCGACGACGTGGCCCGAGCGGACGTGGTCTGCTGCTGCACCACGGCACGGACCCCGCTCTTCGACGGCACCCTGCTCCCCGACCACGCGACGGTCGCCGCGGTCGGCTCCCACGAACCGGACGCGCGAGAGGTCGACGCCGCGCTCGTGGGCCGCGCCACGGTGGTGGCGGAGTCCCGCGAGGTGGCGGCACGCGAATGCGGCGACCTCCTGCTCGCAGCCGCCGAGGGCACCTTCACCATGCCCCGCCTCCACACCCTGACCGCCCTCGTCCGAGGCGAGACGAAGCCTGCGGAGGACCGTCCGCGGTTGTTCAAGTCGGCGGGGATGGCGTGGGAGGACCTGGGGGTGGCGGCGGCCGTGTATGAGGGGTGGGCGGCCGCCGGGTGA